A genomic stretch from Telopea speciosissima isolate NSW1024214 ecotype Mountain lineage chromosome 7, Tspe_v1, whole genome shotgun sequence includes:
- the LOC122668712 gene encoding uncharacterized mitochondrial protein AtMg00810-like, with protein MVERILRYLKHTYSHGLLIERSASRSLQAFSDVDWVGDNLDRKSTVTVSNPSMISSLLQQLSGEFSLNDLGNLHFFLGVQATTHSKGLQLSQSWYISDLLCRTGMIDCKPVHTPMASTQKALDAGGAPLCNPTEYHSIMGALQYVTLTCLDVAFDVNQACQFMYAPTFEHW; from the exons ATGGTGGAGCGTATTCTCAGATATCTAAAACATACCTACTCTCATGGTTTGCTCATTGAACGCTCTGCTTCCCGTTCTTTGCAAGCCTTTTCTGATGTTGACTGGGTGGGTGACAATCTTGACCGAAAATCTACAG TTACTGTTAGCAACCCATCCATGATATCTTCTCTATTGCAGCAACTTTCTGGTGAATTTTCCCTCAATGATCTTGGGAATTTGCATTTTTTCCTTGGTGTCCAAGCTACCACTCATTCCAAGGGATTGCAATTGTCTCAATCTTGGTATATCTCTGACTTGTTATGCCGCACTGGCATGATTGACTGCAAACCAGTGCACACTCCCATGGCTAGTACACAAAAGGCATTGGATGCAGGGGGTGCTCCCCTATGCAACCCTACTGAGTATCATTCGATTATGGGTGCTTTGCAATATGTAACCCTTACTTGTCTGGATGTTGCATTTGACGTCAATCAGGCCTGCCAGTTTATGTATGCACCCACTTTTGAGCACTGGTAG